The following are encoded together in the Sphingomonas insulae genome:
- a CDS encoding mechanosensitive ion channel family protein produces the protein MTIFDIDLDLPGWAQRLSGVAAFVLALALLHRVMLVVLRRLAARTATRTDDILIARLGRPTFWLVIGIALAASGPGLDLPRYWETIWQRVLGLAMPAIFGWMLLAALTAYRDLSEVRFDISAADNLRARRRRTRIGILHRIGVFLLVMLTVMMMLMSIPSVRTIGVTLAASAGVAGLAIGAAAQPALKNLIAGIQMAFTEPIRIDDVVIIDNEWGRIEDIRLTYVVVRIWDDRRLVVPVSKFLENSFQNWTRETSALLGSVFWYLDPAADVPRIRDKLAEVVRASPRWDQRFFNLQVTDSKPDGTMEVRGLMTAKDASTAFDLRCEVREAIYAFIRADMPEALPRDRFMRAPADPRPAAPAPADLPSAHP, from the coding sequence ATGACCATTTTCGACATCGATCTCGACCTGCCCGGCTGGGCGCAGCGGCTCAGCGGGGTCGCGGCGTTCGTGCTCGCGCTCGCGCTGCTGCACCGCGTTATGCTCGTGGTGTTGCGGCGCCTTGCCGCGCGTACCGCGACCCGGACCGACGACATCCTGATCGCCCGGCTGGGCCGGCCGACGTTCTGGCTGGTGATCGGCATCGCGCTGGCGGCGTCTGGGCCGGGGCTGGATCTGCCGCGCTATTGGGAAACGATCTGGCAGCGGGTGCTCGGCCTTGCGATGCCGGCGATATTCGGCTGGATGCTGCTGGCGGCGCTGACCGCCTATCGCGACCTCAGTGAGGTGCGGTTCGACATCAGCGCGGCGGACAATCTGCGGGCGCGGCGCCGGCGGACGCGAATCGGCATCCTGCACCGGATCGGCGTATTCCTGCTGGTGATGCTGACCGTCATGATGATGCTGATGAGCATTCCATCGGTGCGCACGATCGGCGTCACGCTGGCGGCGTCGGCGGGCGTCGCCGGTCTGGCGATCGGTGCCGCGGCCCAGCCGGCGCTGAAGAACCTGATCGCCGGTATCCAGATGGCCTTCACCGAGCCGATCAGGATCGACGACGTCGTCATCATCGACAACGAATGGGGACGGATCGAGGATATCCGGCTGACCTATGTCGTCGTGCGCATCTGGGACGATCGCCGGTTGGTGGTGCCGGTGTCCAAATTTCTCGAGAACAGCTTCCAGAACTGGACGCGGGAGACGAGCGCGCTGCTGGGGTCGGTGTTCTGGTATCTCGACCCCGCCGCCGACGTGCCGCGCATTCGCGACAAGCTGGCGGAGGTGGTGCGCGCCAGCCCGCGTTGGGACCAGAGGTTCTTCAATCTCCAGGTCACCGATTCCAAGCCCGACGGGACGATGGAGGTGCGCGGGCTGATGACGGCCAAGGACGCCTCGACCGCCTTCGACCTGCGCTGCGAGGTGCGCGAGGCGATCTATGCGTTCATCCGCGCGGACATGCCGGAGGCGCTGCCGCGCGACCGCTTCATGCGTGCGCCGGCTGATCCTCGTCCTGCTGCTCCGGCTCCAGCGGATTTGCCATCAGCGCATCCGTGA
- the otsA gene encoding alpha,alpha-trehalose-phosphate synthase (UDP-forming) — protein sequence MSRLIIISNRVSAPTGSNSGAQGGLAVALASALREYKGMWFGWSGEQTDEYTGQITFQRNQGVTTATVDLEEQDIEEYYNGYANRTLWPLFHYRVDLAEYEREFAGGYQRVNERFADTVQPLIEEDDAVWIQDYHLFPLGEELRKRGSKNRLGFFLHIPWPPRRLLSILPEAQALVRSLFAYDVIGFHTEEWLQSFCDYAEHELGAAMIDGNLHLGDRQVKVMACPIGIDAQEFAGLATSTRGRLSFRQMRDAAVGRDMIVGVDRLDYSKGLEERFLGYERFLVEHPEERKEVTLLQIAPPSRATVGSYQKIRSNLEGLAGRINGAYADIDWVPIRYVNQGYPRDVLAGIYRAAKIGLVTPLRDGMNLVAKEYVAAQNPEDPGVLILSRFAGAASQLADAVLINPYSAEEMSDAIMMALRMPREERIERWRKMMDVISREDIGWWRKTFTDALMANPLEPEQQDEDQPAHA from the coding sequence CTGAGCCGTCTCATCATCATATCCAATCGTGTGTCCGCGCCGACCGGCTCCAACTCCGGCGCGCAGGGCGGGCTGGCCGTCGCCCTCGCCTCCGCGTTGCGCGAATATAAGGGGATGTGGTTCGGCTGGTCGGGCGAACAGACGGACGAATATACCGGCCAGATCACCTTCCAGCGCAACCAGGGCGTCACCACCGCGACCGTCGACCTCGAAGAACAGGATATCGAGGAATATTACAACGGCTATGCCAACCGCACGCTGTGGCCGCTGTTCCACTATCGCGTCGACCTGGCGGAATACGAACGCGAATTCGCCGGCGGATATCAGCGGGTCAACGAACGCTTCGCCGACACCGTCCAGCCACTGATCGAAGAAGACGATGCGGTCTGGATCCAGGATTATCACCTGTTCCCGCTCGGCGAGGAGTTGCGCAAGCGCGGGTCGAAGAACCGTCTCGGCTTCTTCCTCCACATCCCGTGGCCGCCGCGCCGATTGCTGTCGATCCTGCCCGAGGCGCAGGCGCTGGTGCGCAGCCTGTTCGCCTATGACGTCATCGGCTTCCATACCGAGGAATGGCTCCAGTCGTTCTGCGACTATGCCGAACACGAACTGGGTGCCGCGATGATCGACGGCAACCTTCACCTCGGCGATCGCCAGGTGAAGGTGATGGCCTGTCCGATCGGCATCGATGCGCAGGAATTCGCCGGCCTCGCCACCAGCACGCGCGGCCGGCTGTCGTTCCGGCAGATGCGCGATGCCGCCGTGGGCCGCGACATGATCGTCGGCGTCGACCGGCTCGATTATTCCAAGGGGCTGGAAGAGCGTTTCCTCGGCTATGAACGCTTCCTCGTCGAGCATCCCGAAGAGCGGAAGGAGGTCACCCTCCTCCAGATCGCGCCGCCCAGCCGCGCGACGGTGGGCAGCTACCAGAAGATCCGCAGCAACCTGGAAGGGCTCGCGGGCCGGATCAACGGTGCCTATGCTGATATCGACTGGGTTCCGATCCGCTACGTCAACCAGGGCTATCCGCGCGATGTACTCGCCGGCATCTATCGCGCCGCCAAGATCGGGCTGGTGACGCCGTTGCGCGACGGCATGAACCTCGTCGCCAAGGAATATGTCGCGGCGCAGAACCCGGAGGACCCCGGCGTCCTCATCCTGTCGCGCTTCGCCGGCGCGGCCAGCCAGCTTGCCGATGCGGTGCTCATCAACCCCTATTCCGCCGAGGAGATGTCCGACGCGATCATGATGGCGCTGCGCATGCCGCGCGAGGAACGGATCGAGCGCTGGCGCAAGATGATGGACGTCATCAGCCGCGAGGATATCGGCTGGTGGCGCAAGACCTTCACGGATGCGCTGATGGCAAATCCGCTGGAGCCGGAGCAGCAGGACGAGGATCAGCCGGCGCACGCATGA
- a CDS encoding glycoside hydrolase family 15 protein: MTVGPVPESAVSVDLWPIGNCQVSALVDRAGRFVWACVPRVDGDPLFSALVGGAEPDGGYWSIAIENSVSVEQHYIRNTPILVSTHTDNAGNVLEVVDFCPRFARSGRTYRPVAFARIVRPVHGSPRVTVQLRTTCGWGGTCREQIGGSNHLRILLDSMQLRLTTTAPIGMVQEERTFRLERPLHFFLGPDESFSGDLAETLDAMLAQTTAEWQEWVRGLAIPLEWQDVVIRSAITLKLCQHEETGAIVAALTTSIPEHAGSERNWDYRYCWIRDAYYTVQALNRLGALDVLEGYLGYLRNIVDSAAGGHIQPLYGVLGEATLEERFAPALAGYRGMGPVRVGNQAYEQIQHDAYGQIVLCSVHAFFDQRLFRQSGREDFERLEHVGERAWQFHDQPDAGLWELRTRQSVHTYSSAMCWAACDRLANAAHALDLPERRDFWQDRADRIRNQIEASAWRPDTNRMSATFAGDDLDASLIQLLDLRFFEPGDPRFIGTLDAVEKGLRRGSHMLRYDTEDDFGLPETAFNVCTFWLIEALHFTGREADARALFDEMLARRTAAGLLSEDIDPTSGELWGNYPQTYSLVGMINCAALLSKPWSSIR; this comes from the coding sequence ATGACCGTCGGTCCAGTCCCTGAATCCGCCGTTTCCGTGGATCTCTGGCCGATCGGCAATTGCCAGGTCAGCGCCCTGGTCGATCGCGCCGGCCGCTTCGTCTGGGCCTGCGTCCCGCGCGTCGATGGCGATCCGCTGTTCTCGGCGCTGGTCGGCGGTGCGGAGCCCGATGGCGGCTATTGGTCGATCGCGATCGAAAATTCGGTCAGCGTCGAACAGCATTACATCCGCAACACTCCGATCCTGGTCAGCACGCACACCGACAACGCCGGCAACGTGCTGGAGGTGGTCGATTTCTGCCCGCGCTTCGCCCGTTCGGGGCGGACGTATCGCCCGGTCGCCTTCGCGCGCATCGTCCGCCCGGTGCACGGTTCGCCGCGGGTAACGGTCCAGCTGCGCACCACGTGCGGCTGGGGCGGCACCTGCCGCGAACAGATCGGCGGATCGAACCACCTGCGCATCCTGCTCGATTCGATGCAGCTGCGCCTCACCACCACCGCACCGATCGGCATGGTGCAGGAGGAGCGCACGTTCCGACTGGAACGGCCGCTGCATTTCTTCCTCGGTCCGGACGAAAGCTTCAGCGGCGACCTTGCCGAAACGCTCGATGCGATGCTGGCGCAGACCACTGCCGAATGGCAGGAATGGGTCCGCGGTCTCGCCATCCCGCTGGAATGGCAGGATGTCGTCATCCGCTCGGCGATCACGCTGAAGCTGTGCCAGCATGAGGAGACCGGCGCGATCGTCGCGGCGCTCACCACATCGATCCCCGAACATGCGGGGTCGGAACGCAACTGGGACTATCGTTACTGCTGGATCCGCGATGCCTATTATACGGTGCAGGCGCTCAACCGGCTGGGTGCGCTCGACGTGCTGGAGGGCTATCTCGGCTACCTCCGCAACATCGTCGACAGCGCCGCGGGCGGGCACATCCAGCCGTTGTACGGCGTGCTCGGCGAAGCGACGCTGGAGGAACGCTTCGCGCCCGCGCTCGCCGGCTATCGCGGCATGGGACCGGTGCGCGTCGGCAACCAGGCCTATGAACAGATCCAGCACGACGCTTATGGCCAGATCGTGCTGTGCAGCGTTCACGCCTTCTTCGACCAGCGGTTGTTCCGCCAGTCGGGGCGCGAGGATTTCGAACGGCTCGAACATGTCGGCGAGCGTGCCTGGCAGTTCCACGACCAGCCCGATGCCGGGCTATGGGAGCTGCGCACACGGCAGAGCGTCCACACCTATTCCTCGGCGATGTGCTGGGCGGCGTGCGACCGGCTCGCCAACGCCGCGCACGCCCTCGACCTGCCGGAACGTCGCGACTTCTGGCAGGATCGCGCCGATCGCATCCGCAACCAGATCGAAGCGAGCGCCTGGCGGCCGGACACCAACCGCATGTCCGCGACGTTCGCGGGCGACGACCTCGACGCCAGCCTGATCCAGCTGCTCGACCTGCGCTTCTTCGAACCGGGCGATCCGCGTTTCATCGGTACGCTCGATGCGGTCGAAAAGGGCCTGCGCCGCGGCAGTCACATGCTGCGCTACGACACCGAGGACGATTTCGGCCTGCCCGAGACCGCGTTCAACGTCTGCACCTTCTGGCTGATCGAGGCGCTGCACTTCACCGGGCGCGAGGCGGATGCGCGCGCGCTGTTCGACGAGATGCTGGCACGTCGCACCGCAGCGGGCCTTCTTTCCGAAGACATCGACCCGACATCGGGGGAATTGTGGGGAAATTACCCGCAGACCTATTCGTTGGTGGGCATGATCAATTGTGCCGCCCTGTTGTCCAAACCCTGGAGTTCGATCCGCTGA
- the otsB gene encoding trehalose-phosphatase — MTHLPPPPADLLRDAALFLDFDGTLVELQDHPDAVAVDARLGGLIDRLSAALDGRVAIISGRPVAGIRALFGDPHFAISGSHGLEVAWPDGRHDRAERPAALDRIVVQMKAFATATNGVLVEEKPLGAALHYRAVPAAEGAARDLATGLAADAGLHLQTGKMMIEVRVAGADKGTALNALMQAPLFAGRTPVFLGDDDTDEPAMIAARDLGGAGVLIGAPRATAATWRLDGVAQTLSWLEAATESLGQ, encoded by the coding sequence GTGACGCACCTCCCCCCGCCCCCCGCCGACCTGCTGCGCGACGCCGCGCTGTTCCTCGATTTCGACGGCACGCTCGTCGAATTGCAGGACCATCCCGATGCCGTCGCGGTGGATGCCCGGCTGGGCGGGCTGATCGATCGGCTCAGTGCGGCGCTCGATGGCCGGGTCGCGATCATCTCCGGGCGTCCGGTGGCGGGCATCCGCGCGCTGTTCGGCGATCCGCATTTCGCCATCTCCGGCAGCCACGGGCTGGAGGTCGCATGGCCCGACGGTCGCCACGACCGCGCGGAACGACCCGCCGCCCTCGACCGTATAGTCGTGCAGATGAAAGCGTTCGCAACTGCAACAAACGGCGTCCTGGTCGAGGAGAAGCCGCTCGGTGCCGCGCTCCACTATCGCGCCGTCCCCGCCGCCGAGGGCGCCGCGCGCGACCTTGCGACCGGGCTCGCCGCCGACGCGGGGCTGCACTTGCAGACCGGCAAGATGATGATCGAGGTGCGCGTCGCCGGCGCCGACAAGGGGACCGCGCTCAACGCCCTGATGCAGGCGCCGTTGTTCGCCGGACGCACGCCGGTGTTCCTGGGCGACGACGACACCGACGAACCCGCGATGATCGCTGCGCGCGACCTCGGCGGCGCGGGCGTGCTGATCGGCGCGCCCCGCGCCACCGCGGCGACATGGCGGCTCGACGGCGTCGCGCAGACCCTCTCCTGGCTCGAAGCCGCAACCGAAAGCCTTGGCCAATGA
- a CDS encoding pseudouridine synthase — protein MLILFNKPYDVLSQFTDRGSPTTRATLSDHIAVPDVYPAGRLDRDSEGLLLLTDDGRLQARIADPRFKLPKTYWVQVEGTPDDDALDRLRRGVTLKDGPTRPATAARIAPPTMLWPRTPPIRVRQSIADTWLSLTITEGRNRQVRRMTAAVGHPTLRLIRWSIGDWTLDDLAPGAWRRA, from the coding sequence GTGCTGATCCTGTTCAACAAGCCGTACGACGTCCTCAGCCAGTTCACCGATCGCGGCAGCCCGACGACCCGCGCGACGCTGTCCGACCATATCGCCGTACCCGATGTCTATCCGGCCGGGCGCCTCGATCGCGACAGCGAGGGGCTGCTGCTGCTGACCGACGACGGCCGGCTGCAGGCGCGTATCGCCGATCCGCGGTTCAAGCTGCCCAAGACCTATTGGGTGCAGGTCGAAGGGACGCCGGACGACGACGCCCTCGACCGCCTGCGCCGCGGCGTCACGCTGAAGGACGGCCCGACCCGCCCCGCCACAGCCGCGCGCATTGCGCCGCCGACGATGCTCTGGCCCAGGACGCCCCCCATCCGCGTCCGCCAGTCCATCGCCGACACCTGGCTATCGCTCACCATCACCGAAGGCCGTAACCGCCAGGTCCGCCGCATGACCGCAGCCGTGGGCCACCCGACCCTGCGCCTGATCCGCTGGAGCATCGGCGACTGGACGCTGGACGATCTTGCACCGGGCGCGTGGCGTCGGGCCTAG
- a CDS encoding NTP transferase domain-containing protein: protein MIATGLLLAAGQGSRLRSVTPFKPLCPVAGRALIDHALDSMAAAGLTRVVVTLGYGADAIAAHLAARSWPVEVLTVMADWHQPNGVSALAARALIGPEGAVMAMCDHLVLPRHYRRLAKAGAGDGLRLGIDRRLGHAWVDPLDVTCVATHGDAIVGIGKELEPHDCYDTGVFAISHRFFDALETLDSPSLTEGVRILAAEGSAKIVDCSDLDWLDVDDAPAFAHAEGWMTKLAA from the coding sequence ATGATCGCCACGGGCCTGCTGCTCGCCGCCGGACAGGGCAGCCGGCTTCGTTCGGTGACGCCGTTCAAGCCGCTCTGCCCGGTCGCTGGGCGCGCGCTGATCGACCATGCGCTCGACAGCATGGCGGCGGCGGGGCTGACCCGCGTCGTCGTGACGCTGGGCTATGGTGCCGACGCGATCGCCGCGCACCTCGCCGCCCGCAGCTGGCCGGTCGAGGTGCTGACGGTGATGGCCGACTGGCACCAGCCCAACGGCGTCAGCGCGCTGGCGGCACGGGCGCTGATCGGGCCGGAGGGCGCGGTGATGGCGATGTGCGACCACCTCGTCCTGCCGCGCCATTATCGCCGGCTGGCGAAGGCCGGCGCCGGCGACGGGCTGCGCCTCGGCATCGACCGTCGCCTCGGCCATGCCTGGGTCGACCCGCTCGACGTCACCTGCGTCGCGACGCACGGCGATGCGATCGTCGGCATCGGCAAGGAGCTGGAGCCGCACGATTGCTATGACACCGGCGTCTTCGCGATCTCGCATCGCTTTTTCGATGCGCTGGAAACGCTCGACAGCCCGTCGCTGACCGAGGGCGTCCGCATCCTCGCCGCGGAAGGGTCGGCGAAGATCGTCGATTGCAGCGATCTCGACTGGCTCGACGTCGACGATGCACCCGCGTTCGCGCATGCCGAGGGCTGGATGACGAAGCTCGCGGCCTAG
- a CDS encoding inositol-3-phosphate synthase, translating to MKSINIAIVGIGNCASSLVQGLEHYREGANDLVGLMHWDLGGYKPSDIKVVAAWDVDARKVGKDVAEAVFAKPNCTAVFAANLPATGTIVKMGAVLDGVADHMADYKDDRTFIVANDTQASKAEIVAELKASGTDVLMNYLPVGSQEATEFYAECALEAGVAFVNNIPVFIASNPVWAKKFEDAGVAIIGDDIKAQLGATIVHRVLTDLFAKRGVKLDRTYQLNTGGNTDFLNMSNHRRLESKKISKTEAVQSVAAERLDDDNVHIGPSDYVPWQNDNKVCFLRMEGQMFGGVPMNLELRLSVEDSPNSAGVAIDMIRCAAIAKDRGIAGVIDPASAYFCKHPRHQMTDDLAQIAVEDFIKAA from the coding sequence ATGAAGAGCATCAACATCGCCATCGTCGGCATCGGCAACTGTGCGAGTTCGCTCGTCCAGGGGCTGGAGCATTATCGCGAAGGCGCCAACGATCTCGTCGGCCTGATGCACTGGGACCTTGGCGGCTATAAGCCGTCGGATATCAAGGTCGTCGCCGCCTGGGACGTCGATGCGCGCAAGGTCGGCAAGGATGTCGCCGAGGCGGTGTTCGCCAAGCCGAACTGCACCGCCGTGTTCGCCGCGAACCTGCCCGCGACCGGCACCATCGTGAAGATGGGCGCGGTGCTGGACGGCGTCGCCGACCACATGGCCGACTATAAGGACGACCGCACCTTCATCGTCGCCAACGACACGCAGGCCTCGAAGGCGGAGATCGTTGCCGAGCTGAAAGCGTCGGGCACCGACGTGCTGATGAACTATCTGCCGGTCGGCAGCCAGGAAGCGACCGAATTCTACGCCGAATGCGCGCTGGAAGCGGGCGTCGCCTTCGTCAACAACATCCCCGTCTTCATCGCATCCAACCCCGTCTGGGCGAAGAAGTTCGAGGATGCCGGCGTCGCGATCATCGGCGACGACATCAAGGCGCAGCTGGGCGCGACGATCGTCCACCGCGTGCTGACCGACCTGTTCGCCAAGCGCGGCGTCAAGCTGGACCGCACCTACCAGCTCAACACCGGCGGCAACACCGACTTCCTCAACATGTCCAACCACCGCCGCCTCGAATCCAAGAAGATCTCGAAGACCGAAGCGGTGCAGTCGGTGGCGGCGGAACGGCTCGACGACGACAACGTCCACATTGGCCCGTCGGACTATGTGCCGTGGCAGAACGACAACAAGGTCTGCTTCCTGCGCATGGAAGGCCAGATGTTCGGCGGCGTGCCGATGAACCTCGAACTGCGCCTGTCGGTCGAGGATTCGCCAAACAGCGCCGGCGTCGCGATCGACATGATCCGCTGCGCCGCGATCGCCAAGGACCGTGGCATCGCCGGCGTGATCGACCCCGCATCGGCGTATTTCTGCAAGCACCCGCGCCACCAGATGACCGACGACCTCGCCCAGATCGCGGTCGAGGACTTCATCAAGGCCGCCTGA
- a CDS encoding CDP-alcohol phosphatidyltransferase family protein — protein MTPPPRDGSRDRRIEDPSNLYLIHPASHALLPYALRHGVSANAVSVIGLGCGTIAAAAYSHWHAPAMALVGLVFSVAWLIADGLDGMIARATKTASALGRTLDGLCDHGVFALIYLSLAWTVGTLDGWVLALTAAAAHAVQSSLYEGERARFHRRTRGLPLAAVPTPTGMILVRLYDSVAGSVDRLSMPFERRFGAAEDRPAFAAAYAAAAVPVMRLQSLLTANVRVWAICFACLIGNPRIFWWFEIVPLTLVTAIGLYRHRRIERRFVHGIMPQSILYQSEQGHS, from the coding sequence ATGACACCGCCTCCCCGGGATGGCTCGCGCGATCGCCGGATCGAGGACCCATCGAATCTCTATCTGATTCATCCCGCGTCGCACGCCTTGCTGCCGTATGCCCTGCGGCACGGTGTGTCGGCGAATGCGGTGTCGGTGATCGGGCTGGGTTGCGGCACGATCGCCGCGGCGGCCTATTCCCACTGGCACGCCCCGGCGATGGCGCTGGTCGGCCTCGTCTTTTCGGTCGCGTGGCTGATCGCCGACGGCCTCGACGGCATGATCGCGCGCGCCACCAAGACCGCAAGCGCCCTCGGCCGCACGCTCGACGGGCTGTGCGACCATGGCGTCTTCGCGCTGATCTACCTCTCGCTCGCCTGGACGGTCGGCACGCTGGACGGGTGGGTGCTGGCGCTCACCGCCGCGGCCGCGCATGCCGTACAGTCGAGCCTGTACGAGGGCGAGCGCGCCCGTTTCCATCGCCGCACCCGCGGGCTGCCGCTCGCCGCGGTGCCGACGCCGACCGGCATGATCCTGGTGCGCCTGTACGACAGCGTCGCCGGCAGCGTCGACCGCCTGTCGATGCCGTTCGAACGCCGTTTCGGCGCCGCCGAGGACCGCCCCGCGTTCGCCGCGGCCTATGCCGCTGCCGCGGTGCCGGTGATGCGGCTCCAGTCGCTGCTGACCGCCAACGTCCGCGTCTGGGCGATCTGCTTTGCCTGCCTGATCGGCAATCCGCGCATCTTCTGGTGGTTCGAGATCGTACCACTGACGCTGGTCACCGCGATCGGCCTCTATCGTCACCGGCGCATCGAGCGCCGTTTCGTTCACGGCATTATGCCGCAGTCCATTCTTTATCAAAGCGAACAGGGTCATTCATGA
- a CDS encoding NAD(+) synthase translates to MTHAFHSIHRHQMVRVAAATPLASVGDIAANVAATVAMARDADARGIDLVVFPELNLTSYAIDDLHLQSAQQRASEAALLAVAEQTAALAPVLLVGVALVRNGRLYNCAAALARGRILGVVPKSFLPNYREYYEKRWFAPGLGLRDLTIGIGDAQVPFGPDLIFAADDVPGFVVHAEICEDYWAPTPPSTAGALAGATVCCNLSASNIVIGKGRERMLLAQAQSARTACAYVYSAAGPGESTTDLAWDGQGLIYELGDLLVESRRFEQAPELVAADIDLERIVQERLRNGTFNDAAAAAGHPETRFRRIGFAHRPALADVGLERPAQRFPFVPDDPGRRDEDCYEAFNIQVEALAKRLSATQSKTLVIGVSGGLDSTHALIVAAKAMDRLDRPRSDILAFTMPGFATGEATKGNAWALMRVLGCTAAEIDIRPAARQMLADMDHPFASGEPVYDVTFENVQAGLRTDYLFRLANQRGGIVLGTGDLSELALGWCTYGVGDQMSHYAVNAGVPKTLIQFLIRWCIRERQYDAATNQVLSTILSQVISPELVPADAETGAMQSTESMIGPYALNDFFAHHVVRHGLAPSKIAFLAWHAWRDAAAGAWPEDCPAEARVAYDLPTIKHWLERFLVRFFQLSQFKRSAIPNGPKVSGGGALSPRGDWRAPSDGTAAIWLDELRRNVP, encoded by the coding sequence ATGACGCACGCCTTCCACTCGATCCACCGCCACCAGATGGTCCGCGTCGCCGCCGCGACCCCGCTCGCCAGCGTCGGCGACATCGCCGCCAATGTCGCCGCGACGGTGGCGATGGCGCGCGATGCGGATGCGCGCGGGATCGACCTGGTCGTGTTTCCCGAACTCAACCTGACGTCCTACGCGATCGACGACCTGCACCTGCAATCGGCGCAGCAGCGGGCGAGCGAGGCGGCGCTGCTGGCGGTGGCGGAACAGACCGCCGCGCTGGCGCCGGTGCTGCTGGTCGGCGTGGCGCTGGTCCGCAACGGACGGCTGTACAATTGCGCCGCCGCGCTCGCCCGCGGTCGCATCCTTGGCGTGGTGCCCAAGAGCTTCCTGCCCAATTACCGCGAATATTACGAGAAGCGCTGGTTCGCCCCCGGGCTGGGCCTGCGCGACCTGACGATCGGCATCGGCGATGCGCAGGTGCCGTTCGGCCCCGACCTGATCTTCGCCGCCGACGACGTGCCGGGGTTCGTCGTCCATGCCGAGATCTGCGAGGATTATTGGGCACCGACGCCGCCCTCCACCGCCGGCGCGCTGGCGGGGGCGACGGTCTGCTGCAATCTCAGCGCGTCCAACATCGTCATCGGCAAGGGTCGCGAGCGCATGCTGCTGGCGCAGGCGCAGTCCGCACGCACCGCCTGCGCCTATGTCTATTCCGCCGCGGGGCCGGGGGAGAGCACCACCGATCTCGCCTGGGACGGACAGGGCCTGATCTACGAATTGGGCGATCTGCTGGTCGAATCGCGGCGCTTCGAGCAGGCGCCCGAACTGGTCGCCGCCGACATCGACCTGGAACGCATCGTGCAGGAACGGCTGCGCAACGGCACGTTCAACGATGCGGCGGCGGCGGCGGGGCATCCGGAAACGCGGTTCCGCCGCATCGGCTTCGCGCATCGCCCCGCCCTGGCCGACGTCGGGCTGGAACGGCCGGCGCAGCGCTTTCCCTTCGTTCCCGACGATCCCGGCCGCCGCGACGAGGATTGCTACGAAGCCTTCAACATCCAGGTCGAAGCGCTCGCCAAGCGCCTGTCCGCGACGCAGTCGAAGACGCTGGTCATCGGCGTGTCCGGCGGCCTCGATTCGACGCATGCGCTGATCGTCGCGGCAAAGGCGATGGACCGGCTCGACCGGCCGCGCAGCGACATCCTCGCCTTCACCATGCCCGGCTTCGCCACCGGCGAGGCGACCAAAGGCAATGCCTGGGCGCTGATGCGCGTGCTCGGCTGTACCGCGGCGGAGATCGACATCCGCCCCGCCGCGCGCCAGATGCTCGCCGACATGGACCACCCCTTCGCCAGCGGCGAACCGGTGTACGACGTGACGTTCGAGAACGTGCAGGCGGGCCTGCGCACCGATTACCTGTTCCGCCTCGCCAACCAGCGCGGTGGCATCGTGCTCGGCACCGGCGACCTCAGCGAGCTGGCGCTCGGCTGGTGCACCTATGGCGTCGGCGACCAGATGAGCCATTATGCGGTCAACGCGGGCGTGCCCAAGACGTTGATCCAGTTCCTGATCCGCTGGTGCATCCGCGAACGGCAATATGACGCGGCGACCAATCAGGTGCTGTCGACCATCCTGTCGCAGGTGATTTCGCCCGAACTGGTCCCGGCCGATGCAGAGACCGGCGCGATGCAGAGCACCGAATCGATGATCGGGCCGTATGCGCTGAACGACTTCTTCGCGCATCACGTCGTGCGCCACGGGCTGGCGCCGTCCAAGATCGCGTTCCTCGCCTGGCATGCGTGGCGCGATGCGGCGGCGGGCGCATGGCCAGAGGATTGTCCGGCCGAGGCGCGCGTCGCCTACGACCTGCCGACGATCAAGCATTGGCTGGAGCGCTTCCTCGTCCGCTTCTTCCAACTCAGCCAGTTCAAGCGGTCCGCCATTCCCAATGGTCCGAAGGTGTCGGGCGGCGGCGCGCTCAGCCCGCGGGGCGACTGGCGGGCGCCATCGGACGGCACCGCCGCCATATGGCTCGACGAGTTGCGGCGAAACGTTCCCTAG
- a CDS encoding ArsC family reductase, translating to MTTVYGIRNCDTVKKARAWLDAAGVTYDFNDYKTAGIDAERLRRWVDRLGWEALLNRAGTTFRKLPDADKTGLDADRAIALMLAQPSMVKRPVIERGDVLLVGFKPDAWAERFQAPSGSVE from the coding sequence ATGACGACGGTGTACGGGATCAGGAATTGCGACACGGTGAAGAAGGCGCGGGCCTGGCTGGATGCGGCGGGCGTCACTTATGATTTTAACGATTACAAGACCGCCGGGATCGATGCGGAGCGGCTGCGGCGCTGGGTCGACCGCCTCGGCTGGGAAGCCTTGCTCAACCGCGCCGGCACGACGTTCCGCAAGCTGCCCGATGCCGACAAAACGGGACTCGACGCAGATCGGGCGATCGCACTGATGCTGGCGCAGCCGTCGATGGTAAAACGCCCGGTAATCGAAAGGGGCGACGTCCTGCTGGTCGGCTTCAAGCCCGACGCATGGGCGGAGCGGTTCCAGGCGCCGTCCGGATCGGTGGAATAG